The stretch of DNA GCTGTATCTACTATAGATAAAGAGCAAATTTCCAAAAGAATGGAAAAACTTTCTCAGAAAGAAAGAGATAGAATTGGTTATATTCACATATCAACCATTCAAATCTTAATCAAAAGTACCTTCATGAAAGGTATTGATGCACCCTTAGAAATCTCTCTAAGAGATTCTAGGATCTTAGATAAAAACCAAGCTATAATTGCACAAGGAATGTGTAATTTAAAGTACGGCAAGATCAAGTTTGACGTACACTTACAACTAGGACTATCCCTACAGGATATAGATCTTAGTAAATCTATAATTTTCCAATATGGTTTGGAAAACCCAAAACTCATGAAAGAAGGTAACCATCCCTTTACTATTTACTATAGAATCAATTATGCCTTGAGTAATTCACATCATAGCATAGATTTCATAGGAAAAGATAGAATTCATATAGATGAATTATTCAAACCTATGGTGACTTTAGAATCACCCATATTCAACAACCTAGCCAGGAAAAGATGTTCCCTGATAAAAGTTGACAAAGATCAGTTTGAAGAAACTGAGACAAAACCGCTATTCAAAAGCCAAAGCTTTAGACTAGCACCACCAAAAAGAGATTTTGAAATCTCAAAACTACAAAGATCTGTAGAAGATCTATCTTTACGCCTCCAAATCATAGATAAGAAAATCTAAGATATGCCTGGAGTAACCTGGATATATCTCTTGGAACAAGAGGTAGAAGAATATAGGAAAACCAAAAGGTTAGCCTTAGAAAAGGATCCCGAAAACTTCTTTGGATTCCATACTGTTATACAGTATAACATAGAATGCATAGAAGGAACTATAAACTGGGCGAAACAGATCCAagaagaaaaccaaaaatatgACAAGGAAGACATTGAAAGTTTTCAAAAATGTCTCCGAAGAGATTTAAATCTCACAGCAATTCAAAAGATTTGCAATAAAGGACGAGCCTTTGGATTTAATATTCCATTGCCATCCCAAGTATATGGATTTAATACTCCAACATTATCTCGAGAGTATCTCGATGATACAAATGATCTATTTTAGATCAGAATTCAGCATTAGAAAACTCTGGTATCAGAGCATGATAACAATCCAAGGattgaaaacaaagagaaaaaacCTTTTAAGATCAGGATTAGTGTTCACCCGATCTAAAAAGTATGGTTGTCAATTTATTGTCAACACTGTTTGTTGTACAAATAACACATCTCTAtgaaaaaagtgttccggtaaaaacACAACAATTCCATATTTTGTAAACCGGTACACTAACACTTGACAACTTTACCGGAACAGTGTTTGAGGGGTATATAATTTTCCAAATAGTTTATCGGAAGAGTACaatgagaatattttaaaatatgttgggatAGAGGgataaatgttggggtagaaaaataatttttcccaAAAGAGATCTCGATGGAGCTCACAAAATCATAtctgcatcatcatcatcatcatcccttCCTTTTActttcaaaaatattatatataactatttttcctcatctctctctctctctctctctctctctctctctctctctcactctctttctcctcagcaaaaaaaaaaaaaaaaaaagagagagagagcatTTCGAGTGCACCCTAGATTTCCTCTTCATAGCTCCGGAAAAAAGAGGAACAAACCAACGCAATGGCTTTCGCTTCTTTTCTCGGAAGAGTTCTCTTCGCTTCCATTTTCATTCTATCTGCTTACCAAGAGTAGTTCCTCTCtttcttatctttatttttcattcctttttttattgttgt from Trifolium pratense cultivar HEN17-A07 unplaced genomic scaffold, ARS_RC_1.1 scaffold_66, whole genome shotgun sequence encodes:
- the LOC123901488 gene encoding uncharacterized protein LOC123901488; translation: MSEVSFYEGPSGYHADSIFDHKIEHADLSLTAEENFKRKFSKIKEFFSRENILKFGIMTGEVPIPIDSTHGNIAVSTIDKEQISKRMEKLSQKERDRIGYIHISTIQILIKSTFMKGIDAPLEISLRDSRILDKNQAIIAQGMCNLKYGKIKFDVHLQLGLSLQDIDLSKSIIFQYGLENPKLMKEGNHPFTIYYRINYALSNSHHSIDFIGKDRIHIDELFKPMVTLESPIFNNLARKRCSLIKVDKDQFEETETKPLFKSQSFRLAPPKRDFEISKLQRSVEDLSLRLQIIDKKI